A window from Tenacibaculum singaporense encodes these proteins:
- a CDS encoding DoxX family protein — protein MGTLIIILKNIFGIFFAFAGIMHIVKPKIFNRFIPNFLPKLVVNYITGLLELVIGIGLLINQTTKQAALAMFLLMLIFLPIHIWDVFREKPAIGSRKIAIIRVPLQFLLLYIAYLIYTHQ, from the coding sequence ATGGGTACTCTTATCATAATATTAAAAAATATTTTCGGAATATTTTTCGCCTTTGCAGGTATTATGCACATTGTAAAACCTAAGATTTTCAATCGTTTCATCCCTAATTTTCTTCCAAAATTAGTTGTAAACTACATAACTGGTTTATTAGAATTGGTAATTGGTATTGGATTACTAATTAATCAAACTACCAAACAAGCAGCTTTAGCAATGTTTTTATTAATGTTAATTTTCTTACCTATTCATATTTGGGATGTTTTTAGAGAAAAACCTGCAATTGGATCTAGGAAAATAGCCATTATAAGAGTACCTCTTCAGTTTTTACTGTTATATATTGCCTATTTAATTTATACACACCAATAA
- a CDS encoding outer membrane beta-barrel protein — translation MKNKKTHGRKSSFTPKVVLLLFVALLINSSLSAQNKFRVSFSGGLNNNDITYSASNRVDTEYVDEDGNYFKAGFNFKVYKHISIQTGLTYLNKNYRFQRTGTREGVSTLHKSRYFNIPVMVGIQPLHQALKDTKFNFEVFAGTYVGWWNSLKRESTVEVFGELDLDGFPKKTVTETYDFNKNENHFNRVDYGLQAETRLGYNFYKNFSLFVEYSFMYGLSDNQKEQLRKTSNYYYTTSNYGIGISYNF, via the coding sequence ATGAAAAATAAAAAAACTCATGGGAGAAAGTCTTCTTTTACCCCTAAAGTAGTCTTACTTCTTTTTGTTGCCTTATTAATCAACTCTTCTCTATCAGCCCAAAATAAATTTAGAGTAAGCTTTTCAGGGGGATTAAACAATAATGATATTACTTATAGCGCAAGTAACAGAGTAGATACTGAGTATGTAGATGAGGATGGAAACTACTTTAAAGCAGGTTTCAACTTTAAAGTTTATAAACACATTAGTATACAAACAGGGTTAACCTATCTTAATAAAAACTATAGATTTCAAAGAACAGGAACACGTGAAGGTGTTTCTACCCTTCATAAATCAAGGTATTTCAACATTCCAGTAATGGTAGGGATACAACCACTACATCAAGCCTTAAAAGACACCAAGTTTAATTTTGAAGTTTTTGCAGGAACTTATGTAGGTTGGTGGAATTCACTTAAAAGAGAAAGTACAGTTGAAGTTTTTGGAGAACTTGATCTTGATGGTTTCCCTAAGAAAACTGTAACTGAGACTTATGACTTTAACAAAAATGAAAATCATTTTAACAGGGTTGATTATGGCCTACAAGCTGAAACCAGATTAGGCTATAACTTTTACAAAAACTTCAGCCTATTTGTTGAGTACTCTTTTATGTATGGTTTGTCTGACAACCAAAAAGAACAATTAAGAAAAACTTCTAACTATTATTATACCACCTCTAATTATGGTATAGGAATATCTTACAACTTTTAA
- a CDS encoding S41 family peptidase codes for MKKLKYILQIFIVVLSLQTLQSCREDALEVAELDRTDVASYSDLFNAFWDTMNNDYNYFNEQEESWDNVYKKYNPKFKKLTTFNKADANPIEAEKEANLAFKYFAEIITGKVLDQHFGLSVTIPLPSVKLPGRNASVSAGFSSNMKYKYTEEDGFVSFGRNQRNPKVNKGEVSFVMANDKLDPTTIVQEGPILAGFLKSDPETMYIQLTGFEVYPTAIIEGAFPLLEDISGIDGINQSYFDDLKKLDNEAGTEFEALMKDNLNSFKTLVSTVINSNEYKTYISALDNFKNTELISDFENSLAPLASFTQAAKNEFKTKHATVLPTLGAYYNAPTTTEAQKEAVNILYGIYNKRIATYQKVSSFASTVSFFGLTFTDEFDALLNSISSNYNFDLYQKLYNPITSGKAKKIILDLRGNGGGYVIDARIFTERFITQQKVWGYQRTKEGNGRFNYSPWTPVETKPHKFALQQNAPIAILIDENSFSMSEISTMMIKSQGDHVTIVGDNSGGGTAGLGGQDSFNGGNRLSNGYLQFYMPLMAFKNSEGKVVEAIGVAPDVKAIPTQEQVDELTTTYIDPAFDAALKAVSK; via the coding sequence ATGAAAAAACTTAAATACATATTACAAATATTTATAGTAGTTCTATCATTACAAACTCTTCAATCTTGTAGAGAAGATGCTTTAGAGGTAGCTGAGTTAGACAGAACTGATGTAGCTAGTTATTCTGATCTTTTCAATGCTTTTTGGGATACAATGAATAACGATTATAACTACTTTAATGAACAAGAAGAAAGTTGGGACAACGTATACAAAAAATACAATCCAAAATTTAAAAAACTAACAACTTTTAATAAGGCGGATGCTAATCCTATTGAAGCTGAAAAAGAAGCTAATTTAGCCTTTAAATATTTTGCTGAAATTATTACTGGAAAAGTTTTAGACCAACATTTCGGCTTAAGTGTAACCATTCCTTTACCAAGTGTTAAACTACCTGGTAGAAATGCTTCTGTATCAGCAGGTTTTTCTAGCAACATGAAATACAAGTACACTGAAGAAGACGGTTTTGTTAGCTTTGGAAGAAATCAAAGGAATCCAAAAGTTAACAAAGGTGAAGTAAGTTTTGTTATGGCTAATGACAAGCTAGACCCTACTACAATTGTTCAAGAAGGTCCTATTTTAGCTGGCTTCTTAAAAAGTGACCCAGAAACAATGTATATTCAATTAACTGGTTTTGAGGTTTATCCAACTGCTATAATAGAAGGAGCATTCCCTTTATTAGAAGACATTAGCGGTATTGATGGTATTAATCAATCGTATTTTGATGACTTAAAAAAATTAGATAATGAAGCTGGTACCGAGTTTGAAGCTTTGATGAAAGATAACTTAAACTCTTTTAAAACACTAGTAAGTACAGTAATTAATTCTAACGAGTATAAAACTTACATAAGCGCACTTGACAACTTTAAAAACACTGAGTTAATTAGCGACTTTGAAAACAGTTTAGCTCCTTTAGCTAGCTTTACACAAGCTGCTAAAAACGAGTTTAAAACAAAACACGCGACTGTATTACCTACATTAGGCGCTTATTACAATGCTCCAACCACTACTGAAGCACAAAAAGAAGCTGTTAATATATTATACGGAATTTACAATAAGCGCATTGCAACTTACCAAAAAGTTTCTAGCTTTGCTAGTACAGTTTCTTTTTTCGGTCTTACATTTACTGATGAATTTGACGCATTATTAAATTCTATTTCTTCAAATTACAATTTTGATCTTTATCAAAAATTATACAACCCTATAACAAGTGGTAAAGCAAAAAAAATAATTTTAGATTTACGCGGTAATGGTGGTGGATATGTAATTGATGCTCGCATTTTTACTGAAAGATTTATAACGCAACAAAAAGTTTGGGGATATCAAAGAACCAAAGAAGGGAATGGTCGTTTTAATTACAGTCCTTGGACACCAGTAGAAACAAAACCTCACAAATTTGCCCTTCAACAAAATGCTCCTATCGCTATCTTAATTGATGAAAACTCTTTTAGTATGTCTGAAATTAGCACCATGATGATTAAATCTCAAGGAGATCATGTAACTATCGTCGGAGACAATAGCGGTGGTGGTACTGCAGGTTTAGGAGGTCAAGATTCATTTAATGGTGGTAATAGATTAAGCAATGGATACTTACAGTTTTACATGCCATTAATGGCATTTAAAAATAGTGAAGGAAAAGTTGTTGAGGCTATTGGTGTTGCTCCAGATGTAAAAGCTATCCCTACACAAGAACAAGTAGACGAATTAACAACAACTTATATTGATCCTGCTTTTGACGCTGCTTTAAAAGCCGTTAGTAAATAG
- a CDS encoding amidohydrolase has protein sequence MKKTLLPLLTFSLLLSCKQKEKVDTIVINSNTYTVNSNFNTAESFAIKDGKFIAIGNNKEIQEKYTATNLIDAKNKPVYPGFIDAHCHFYGLGLQQQKVDLVGTESYDEVLQRLIDFQKEKNTTYITGRGWDQNDWEVKEFPSKEKLDSIFPDTPVAIRRIDGHAMLVNQAAIDLAGITLDSKINGGEFIKKDGKLTGVLIDNAMNFINNPKPSKKEQIQALKDAEKICFDLGLTTVDDAGLDKEVIELIDSLQHSGDLKMRVYAMISNNQKNLDYYLDKGVIKTDRLNVRSVKVYADGALGSRGAALKDEYSDKKGHFGALVNSYENLQKVAKRIAASDYQMNTHAIGDSANYVMLKTYNEVLKDKIDRRWRIEHAQIVDVKDFNLFKNVLPSIQPTHATSDMYWAEDRVGTERIKGAYAYNDLLKEYGKVALGTDFPIEHVSPLYTFYAATIRRDLKGYPEKGYQMYNALSRENALKGMTIWNAYANFEENEKGSIEVGKVADFIILDKDIMKIDGKEIPNTKVLATYINGEKVN, from the coding sequence ATGAAAAAAACACTACTCCCTCTACTCACTTTTAGTTTACTACTTTCTTGTAAACAAAAAGAAAAAGTAGACACTATTGTTATTAATTCCAATACCTATACGGTAAACTCTAATTTTAACACTGCTGAAAGTTTCGCTATTAAAGATGGAAAATTTATAGCCATAGGAAACAATAAAGAAATACAAGAAAAATACACAGCAACTAATCTTATCGATGCTAAAAATAAACCTGTCTACCCAGGTTTTATTGATGCACACTGTCATTTTTACGGGTTAGGTTTACAACAGCAGAAAGTTGACTTAGTTGGAACTGAGAGTTATGATGAAGTACTACAACGCTTAATTGATTTTCAAAAAGAAAAAAACACAACCTACATAACTGGGCGTGGTTGGGATCAAAATGATTGGGAAGTAAAAGAATTTCCTTCTAAAGAAAAGTTGGATAGTATTTTCCCTGACACACCAGTAGCTATTCGCAGAATAGATGGTCATGCAATGTTAGTAAATCAAGCTGCTATTGATTTAGCTGGAATAACTCTTGACTCAAAAATTAACGGAGGAGAATTTATAAAAAAAGACGGTAAGCTAACAGGAGTGCTTATTGACAATGCGATGAATTTTATTAATAATCCAAAACCATCAAAAAAGGAGCAAATTCAAGCATTAAAAGATGCTGAAAAAATATGTTTCGATTTGGGATTAACTACCGTTGACGATGCTGGTTTAGATAAAGAAGTTATTGAATTAATTGACAGCCTACAGCATTCAGGAGATTTAAAAATGCGTGTATACGCTATGATTTCAAACAATCAAAAAAACCTTGATTACTACCTCGACAAAGGAGTTATAAAAACTGACAGACTAAATGTTCGTTCAGTAAAGGTTTATGCTGACGGTGCTTTAGGCTCTAGAGGAGCTGCCCTTAAAGATGAATACTCCGACAAAAAAGGGCATTTTGGAGCTTTGGTAAACTCTTATGAGAACTTACAGAAAGTAGCTAAGAGAATTGCTGCTTCCGACTATCAAATGAATACACATGCAATTGGTGACTCTGCCAATTATGTGATGTTAAAAACCTATAACGAAGTATTAAAAGACAAAATCGACAGACGTTGGCGTATTGAACACGCTCAAATAGTAGATGTAAAGGATTTTAATCTGTTCAAAAATGTACTTCCTTCTATACAACCAACACATGCCACTTCTGATATGTACTGGGCTGAAGATCGTGTAGGTACTGAAAGAATTAAAGGTGCTTATGCTTATAATGATTTATTAAAAGAATACGGAAAAGTAGCTTTAGGCACCGACTTCCCTATTGAACACGTAAGTCCATTATACACATTTTATGCAGCAACCATCAGGAGAGATTTAAAAGGCTATCCCGAAAAAGGCTATCAAATGTACAATGCCTTATCAAGAGAAAATGCCTTAAAAGGAATGACAATTTGGAATGCTTACGCAAATTTTGAAGAAAACGAAAAAGGAAGCATAGAAGTTGGTAAAGTAGCTGATTTTATCATTTTAGACAAAGACATCATGAAAATCGACGGAAAAGAAATTCCAAATACAAAAGTTTTAGCAACCTATATTAATGGAGAAAAAGTAAATTAA
- a CDS encoding DUF3703 domain-containing protein translates to MTQLQRKQEFYRQLTLAKKALKSKSFQVSFYHLENAHILGQKHVYRHTLSHYWMLVYGIKTNSSKEIIGQLFRIIASILFTLIWVPTGNTGGTNISAVKPIPIRKELQKYF, encoded by the coding sequence ATGACACAACTACAACGAAAACAAGAATTTTACAGGCAGTTAACCTTAGCAAAAAAGGCACTTAAAAGCAAAAGCTTTCAGGTGTCTTTTTATCATTTAGAAAACGCTCATATATTAGGACAAAAACATGTTTACAGACACACTCTATCTCATTATTGGATGCTAGTCTACGGAATAAAAACAAACAGTAGTAAAGAAATTATTGGACAACTTTTTAGAATTATCGCTTCAATTTTATTCACTTTAATTTGGGTTCCTACAGGGAATACAGGAGGTACAAACATTTCAGCAGTGAAGCCTATTCCTATTAGAAAAGAACTTCAAAAATATTTTTAA
- a CDS encoding sigma-70 family RNA polymerase sigma factor, whose amino-acid sequence MTTQQVWKKYADDVKHFILSKVKEPTVTDDLLQETFIKVHTKLHTLKDITKLKPWIFTIARNTMMDYFKNTNQTVDLKNFEVQTDIKEHEHTEKDCLRGILQSLPKKYRDPLFLSDIKGLKQQEVADTLQQNLPTTKSQIQRARKLIAQGFMDCCGFSLNEKGKLVGEIQDKEDCKVCK is encoded by the coding sequence ATGACAACGCAACAAGTTTGGAAAAAATACGCAGATGATGTAAAACACTTTATTTTAAGTAAAGTGAAAGAGCCTACTGTGACTGATGATTTGCTACAAGAAACATTTATAAAAGTTCACACTAAACTTCACACCTTAAAGGATATTACCAAACTAAAACCTTGGATTTTTACGATTGCCCGGAATACGATGATGGATTACTTCAAAAACACTAATCAAACAGTTGACTTAAAAAATTTTGAAGTTCAAACAGATATAAAAGAACATGAACATACCGAGAAAGATTGCTTACGTGGAATCTTACAAAGCTTGCCTAAAAAGTATAGAGATCCGCTATTTTTATCAGATATAAAAGGCTTAAAACAGCAAGAAGTTGCTGACACTTTACAACAAAATTTACCTACAACAAAATCTCAAATTCAACGTGCTCGTAAGTTGATTGCTCAAGGTTTTATGGATTGTTGTGGATTTTCACTTAACGAAAAAGGAAAATTGGTAGGTGAAATTCAAGACAAAGAAGATTGTAAAGTTTGTAAGTAA
- a CDS encoding potassium channel family protein: MVSFFINFYRFCKLVFIGIKKDTEFRYLFFFLSLLLTSSTIFYHKIEHWELIDSLYFSVMTMATVGYGDFVPTHNISKIFTIIYTFLSIGTFVAFTAKIVQFTLQKDNQKTPLHKLTSKFKNKNP, translated from the coding sequence ATGGTTTCATTCTTTATCAACTTTTATCGTTTTTGTAAACTTGTTTTTATAGGTATCAAAAAAGATACTGAATTCAGATATCTATTCTTTTTCCTTTCTTTACTATTAACTAGCTCTACTATATTCTATCACAAAATTGAGCATTGGGAGCTTATAGACTCTTTATATTTCTCTGTAATGACAATGGCAACGGTAGGTTATGGAGACTTCGTACCCACACATAACATTAGTAAAATATTTACTATTATTTACACTTTTCTGTCTATCGGAACTTTTGTTGCCTTTACCGCCAAAATTGTGCAGTTTACATTGCAGAAAGACAATCAAAAAACACCTTTGCATAAACTGACTTCTAAGTTTAAAAATAAGAATCCGTAA
- a CDS encoding NUDIX domain-containing protein: MKISQNIKVAVDAVVFGYQQKELSVLLIKRGIQPFKGAWALPGGLVLENESLEHAVERELLEETGVTIDYLEQLYTFGTPKRDPRNRVISVTYFGLVSPNHFKISASTDAAEVQWFPIHELPKLAFDHNRILTTALQRLQNKINYQPIGFELLKKEFPFSDLENLYQTILNQKIDRRNFRKKIMSFGILTETDKTHQPSSGRPAKLFKFNAKKYKELEKKGFHFEIKFA, from the coding sequence ATGAAGATATCACAAAATATAAAAGTTGCTGTAGATGCTGTTGTTTTTGGCTACCAACAAAAAGAACTTTCTGTCTTATTAATAAAAAGAGGGATTCAACCTTTTAAAGGAGCTTGGGCATTGCCTGGTGGATTGGTTTTAGAAAACGAATCACTGGAACATGCAGTTGAAAGAGAATTATTAGAAGAAACAGGAGTTACTATTGATTATCTTGAACAATTGTACACATTCGGAACTCCCAAAAGAGACCCAAGAAACAGAGTCATTTCTGTTACCTATTTTGGTTTGGTAAGTCCCAATCATTTTAAAATCAGTGCAAGTACAGATGCTGCCGAAGTACAATGGTTTCCTATTCATGAACTCCCCAAATTAGCATTTGATCACAATCGTATTTTAACCACAGCTTTACAAAGACTTCAGAATAAAATAAACTACCAACCTATTGGTTTTGAACTACTAAAAAAAGAGTTTCCTTTTTCTGATTTAGAAAATTTATATCAAACAATCCTTAATCAAAAAATCGATAGACGTAATTTCAGAAAAAAAATTATGAGCTTTGGAATACTTACCGAAACCGACAAAACACACCAGCCTTCTAGTGGTAGACCTGCAAAACTTTTTAAGTTTAATGCTAAGAAGTATAAAGAGCTAGAAAAGAAAGGGTTCCACTTCGAAATTAAGTTTGCGTAA